In Geotalea uraniireducens, one genomic interval encodes:
- a CDS encoding cytochrome C biogenesis protein ResB gives MLARLYQRLASLTLGLWLMGGVMALLASGSVAAGEGSGINEMALFAWLGAAPFALTWWLWGTLALLALLVVNTLLCSVEALRRRAGKSGPVALLAPQLMHLGFLFIVLAHLLSASGGAHEALQVEEGAVIGFPDGSTVRVAALDAVPGPMGMPSDYRAQLLTASGGRETAVTVSPNHPLFHGGFGIYLKQVELVPYRAALLEIHREPGASWALVGALFFTAGNVALLFVRRERR, from the coding sequence ATGCTGGCACGGCTCTATCAACGTCTTGCCTCCCTGACCCTCGGCCTCTGGCTGATGGGCGGGGTGATGGCGCTCCTGGCGAGCGGCTCGGTGGCCGCCGGCGAAGGGAGCGGCATCAACGAGATGGCGCTGTTCGCCTGGCTCGGCGCGGCACCGTTCGCCCTGACCTGGTGGCTCTGGGGGACCCTGGCGCTGCTCGCGCTCTTGGTCGTGAACACGCTCCTCTGCAGCGTCGAGGCGCTGCGCCGCCGGGCCGGTAAGAGCGGCCCCGTCGCCTTGCTGGCGCCGCAGTTGATGCATCTCGGCTTTCTGTTCATCGTCCTCGCCCACCTGCTGAGTGCCAGCGGCGGAGCCCATGAGGCACTGCAGGTGGAGGAGGGGGCGGTGATCGGCTTTCCCGACGGCAGCACGGTCCGGGTTGCGGCACTCGATGCCGTCCCCGGGCCGATGGGAATGCCGAGCGATTACCGGGCCCAGCTGCTGACCGCCAGCGGCGGCCGCGAAACGGCCGTCACCGTCAGCCCCAACCATCCTCTGTTCCATGGCGGTTTCGGCATTTACCTGAAGCAGGTGGAACTCGTTCCGTACCGGGCCGCCCTGCTGGAAATCCACCGCGAACCGGGCGCCAGCTGGGCGCTGGTAGGGGCACTGTTCTTTACCGCCGGCAATGTGGCGCTCCTCTTCGTCAGGCGGGAACGGCGGTAA